From Pontibacter actiniarum, a single genomic window includes:
- a CDS encoding DUF2911 domain-containing protein codes for MKKTIIGFALSAALLFGASAVQAQGIKMPAPSPSQKVEQAVGLSTISVDYSRPSVRNRTIFGDLVPYDKIWRTGANASTKIKFSDDVTIEGNKIPAGEYALYTIPGKEEWTVVIHKNTKHWGDGGKDYNPAEDLVRFKVKPQQNPRKVESFTINFTNLRTDATDVEILWDDTIVPFTVKTDVDSKVMSQIQQQVIEGTNVNPGVYAAAANYFFDTNRDLKQAHEWIKKANATDPKFWNVHTQAKIEAKMNNYKAAIKTAEKSMELAKAAGNEDYVRLNEKAIADWKKMK; via the coding sequence ATGAAGAAAACAATTATCGGCTTTGCCCTCTCGGCGGCACTGTTGTTTGGCGCAAGTGCTGTGCAGGCGCAGGGCATCAAAATGCCGGCTCCAAGCCCATCGCAGAAAGTTGAGCAGGCGGTTGGCCTCTCCACCATATCTGTAGACTATTCGCGCCCGTCGGTGAGAAACCGTACAATCTTCGGAGACCTGGTGCCTTACGACAAAATCTGGCGCACCGGGGCCAATGCCTCCACTAAGATTAAGTTTTCGGATGATGTAACGATCGAGGGCAACAAGATCCCGGCCGGCGAATACGCGCTGTACACCATCCCCGGCAAGGAGGAGTGGACTGTAGTTATCCACAAGAACACGAAGCACTGGGGCGATGGCGGCAAAGACTACAACCCGGCCGAGGACCTGGTTCGCTTCAAAGTGAAGCCGCAGCAAAACCCGCGCAAGGTGGAGTCCTTCACCATTAACTTCACCAACCTGCGCACAGACGCCACGGACGTGGAGATTCTGTGGGACGACACGATCGTGCCGTTCACCGTGAAGACCGATGTGGACAGCAAGGTGATGAGCCAGATACAACAGCAGGTGATAGAGGGCACAAACGTAAACCCGGGTGTGTATGCGGCCGCCGCTAACTACTTCTTCGACACAAACCGCGACCTGAAGCAGGCGCATGAGTGGATAAAGAAGGCCAATGCCACCGACCCTAAGTTCTGGAACGTGCACACGCAGGCCAAGATCGAGGCGAAAATGAACAACTACAAGGCAGCCATCAAAACCGCTGAGAAGTCTATGGAGTTGGCCAAGGCCGCCGGCAACGAAGACTATGTGCGCCTGAATGAAAAGGCCATAGCGGACTGGAAAAAGATGAAATAA
- a CDS encoding class I SAM-dependent methyltransferase: protein MEEKKHSEEHLGPAREYWWNEDYLELLAERLYIRYTQTLVDIGCGKGMMGFKFSKYMPAGGKVYGVDYEPGYIAEARQRAHSEFGHNAIDYEFKVGNATDIPLPDNTADVTLCQTLLIHVKNPQRVIQEMMRVTKPGGWVVALEPNNLVPNLMFDRYGETDYNVEAMLEVLEVKLRIEKGKKQLGEGFNSLGDVVPDLFLKAGLQDVKVWISDKALSIIPPYDTQEKMLRVEQMLQWVESEAMGYDYKDNLNYFMAGGGDKEKFDAYWQKLLYNKIMLKEKLQREEYVSAGGSLVYIVAAQKPR, encoded by the coding sequence TTGGAAGAGAAGAAGCATTCGGAAGAGCACCTGGGCCCGGCCCGGGAGTACTGGTGGAACGAGGACTACCTGGAGTTGCTGGCGGAGCGGCTCTACATCCGCTACACGCAGACGCTGGTGGATATTGGCTGCGGCAAGGGCATGATGGGCTTCAAGTTTTCGAAGTACATGCCGGCCGGGGGCAAGGTGTACGGCGTAGACTACGAGCCCGGCTACATTGCCGAGGCCCGGCAGCGGGCGCACAGCGAGTTTGGCCACAACGCCATCGACTATGAGTTTAAAGTGGGGAATGCCACAGACATCCCCCTGCCCGACAACACCGCCGACGTCACGCTCTGCCAAACGCTGCTGATCCACGTAAAGAACCCGCAGCGCGTTATTCAGGAGATGATGCGCGTAACCAAGCCCGGCGGTTGGGTGGTGGCCCTGGAGCCGAACAACCTGGTGCCGAACCTGATGTTTGACCGCTACGGCGAGACCGACTACAACGTGGAGGCGATGCTGGAGGTGCTGGAGGTGAAGCTGCGCATCGAAAAGGGGAAGAAGCAGCTTGGCGAGGGCTTCAACTCGCTCGGCGACGTTGTGCCCGACCTCTTTCTGAAAGCTGGCCTGCAGGATGTGAAAGTATGGATCTCCGACAAGGCCCTCTCTATCATTCCGCCTTATGACACCCAGGAAAAGATGCTGCGTGTGGAACAGATGCTGCAGTGGGTGGAGAGCGAGGCCATGGGCTACGACTACAAAGATAACCTGAACTACTTTATGGCTGGCGGCGGCGATAAGGAGAAGTTTGACGCCTATTGGCAGAAGCTGCTCTACAATAAGATTATGCTGAAGGAGAAACTGCAGCGGGAAGAGTACGTGTCGGCTGGCGGAAGCCTGGTATACATTGTAGCGGCGCAAAAGCCAAGGTAA
- a CDS encoding sodium:solute symporter: MRPLDWVVLLGTLGFIVSYGVWKTRGSKDIEGYLKGDNTMKWWTIGLSIMATQASAITFLSTPGQAYEDGMRFVQFYFGLPIAMVIISVTVIPIFYRLNVYTAYEFLENRFDLKTRTLAALLFLVQRGLAAGITIYAPAIILSTMLGWSLTATNLIIGVLVIFYTVSGGTKAVSVTQKQQMAVMMGGMIIAGIMVVSYLPDNVGFGDAVAVAGKMGKMNVVDFSWDWETSWDDRYNFWSGMTGGLFLALSYFGTDQSQVARYLGGKSVGESRLGLLFNGLLKIPMQFLILFIGVMVFVFYQFNQPPVFFNEAAKGKVYATEYADELRGLEATYASLFEQKQEAVHGLVSALKAEDAAAIATAEAQVDSYTSAGKQVREQVKEVIRKATPDAEVRDTDYVFISFVMKYLPTGLVGLLLAVIFSAAMSSTASELNALASTTVVDIYKRSVKQDGSPMHYLNASRLFTVGWGLIAILFATYASLLDNLIQAVNIIGSIFYGTILGIFLVAFYFKRIRGNAVFFAALLAEAVVLYCYYFTDIAFLWFNVIGCGCVVIFGFILQAGFGEKKKAV, encoded by the coding sequence ATGAGGCCACTCGATTGGGTTGTGCTGCTGGGCACACTTGGGTTTATTGTGAGCTATGGCGTCTGGAAAACGCGCGGAAGCAAAGATATTGAAGGTTACCTGAAGGGCGACAACACCATGAAGTGGTGGACCATCGGCCTTTCCATCATGGCCACGCAAGCCAGTGCCATCACGTTTCTGTCCACGCCCGGGCAGGCTTATGAAGACGGCATGCGCTTCGTGCAGTTCTACTTTGGCCTGCCGATCGCGATGGTCATTATCTCTGTCACCGTTATCCCGATTTTCTACCGCCTGAACGTTTACACCGCCTACGAATTTCTGGAAAACCGCTTCGACCTGAAAACACGAACGCTGGCGGCCCTGCTCTTTCTGGTGCAGCGCGGCCTGGCGGCGGGCATTACCATCTATGCGCCGGCCATTATACTGTCGACCATGCTGGGCTGGAGCCTGACGGCCACCAACCTGATTATCGGGGTACTGGTGATCTTTTACACGGTGTCCGGGGGCACAAAGGCCGTCAGCGTAACGCAGAAGCAGCAGATGGCCGTGATGATGGGCGGTATGATCATCGCCGGCATTATGGTGGTAAGCTACCTGCCCGACAACGTCGGCTTTGGCGATGCGGTGGCGGTGGCCGGCAAAATGGGTAAAATGAATGTGGTGGATTTCTCCTGGGACTGGGAAACCAGCTGGGACGACCGGTACAACTTCTGGTCCGGGATGACAGGCGGCCTCTTCCTGGCGCTTTCTTACTTCGGTACCGACCAAAGCCAGGTGGCGCGCTACCTGGGCGGAAAGTCGGTGGGGGAGAGCCGCCTGGGGCTGCTGTTCAACGGCCTGCTCAAGATCCCCATGCAGTTCCTGATCCTGTTTATAGGGGTGATGGTGTTTGTGTTTTACCAGTTTAACCAGCCGCCGGTGTTCTTCAACGAGGCCGCCAAAGGCAAAGTATATGCCACCGAATATGCCGATGAGCTTCGTGGGCTGGAGGCAACGTATGCCTCGCTCTTTGAGCAAAAGCAGGAGGCCGTGCATGGCCTGGTAAGCGCTTTAAAGGCCGAGGATGCCGCCGCCATCGCCACTGCCGAGGCGCAGGTGGACAGCTATACTTCGGCCGGGAAGCAGGTGCGGGAGCAGGTAAAGGAGGTGATCCGGAAAGCAACACCAGACGCTGAGGTAAGGGACACTGACTATGTGTTTATCTCCTTTGTGATGAAATACCTGCCAACGGGACTGGTGGGGTTGCTTTTGGCCGTCATCTTCTCGGCAGCCATGTCGTCGACGGCTTCGGAGCTTAACGCGCTGGCCTCGACAACGGTGGTGGATATTTACAAGCGCTCGGTTAAGCAGGACGGCAGCCCGATGCACTACCTGAACGCCTCCAGGCTTTTTACCGTGGGCTGGGGGCTTATCGCTATCCTCTTTGCCACGTACGCCTCGCTGCTGGATAACCTGATTCAGGCGGTGAACATCATTGGCTCCATCTTCTACGGCACGATTCTCGGTATTTTCCTGGTGGCCTTCTACTTTAAGCGCATCAGGGGCAATGCGGTGTTCTTTGCCGCCCTGCTGGCTGAGGCGGTGGTGCTTTACTGTTACTACTTCACGGATATCGCCTTTCTCTGGTTCAACGTCATCGGCTGTGGCTGTGTGGTTATTTTCGGGTTTATACTTCAGGCAGGGTTCGGGGAGAAGAAGAAAGCGGTGTAG